In Cyprinus carpio isolate SPL01 chromosome A14, ASM1834038v1, whole genome shotgun sequence, a single window of DNA contains:
- the LOC109089189 gene encoding storkhead-box protein 2-like isoform X3 codes for MSPISQSQFIPLGEILCLAISAMNSARKTVTQETLIEHLATCFPGVPTPSMEILRHTLNMLVRERKIYPTPEGYFIVTQQTYFITPSLIRTNSKWYHLDERIPERMQQQQPCTSPHSSTMTPSTSGCVRERPHHKNHSDSYNNSYREDIPSTHTSTLQKRSKEHKESSPVSPTPQQPSEKSKSTLSFPFKTETNSKHKDGSSSSGEKQSKKFGLKLFRLSFKKDKTKHLATFSAQFPPEEWPLRDEETPSTVPREVEMEIIRRINPDLTVENLARHTAVMKRLEEEKAQRNKANSSAQQSARSKRSRSHRKTQQGKASRSHSKTRASRGDPSEGANLDISYNRDYRFYSSSLVRSPREAMMSMERNRGKYMVHSNPNIVESHFTTAPEWDVSGELAKRRTEMPFPEPSRAQSHSKVHRSHSHTQERKSRNERSDKAKERSRSMDNTKGPLGGPYLGGPEDFECSPDDRSRYYTDDGTLRASAQATHYSRIMLSAARLHSDVCVPDVGRGSSEDAVLYRTLEKSKSRDSLPGYNDLKSCSPKTPVDDYFQCTAANEVSLSAPPSLAKPSHDFKDSVWKGISSDRLTPHLTPPHPIEYKEETAKGQSSISIASTSQTPEHLPNGRLLHQHNPDSGDLDKMPEVYSQETLFKPPDYVESSFSRPGTIGKSPHTKSAEVLETQEHFDKPLPLTVPPSSAQEQASCAETTFDYYNVSDDDSEETSHKNRMEEKVLEEGGTMQWLLEREKERDLQRKFEKNLTFLSPKEGESNNIQKSVHSTRLDSMDSSSVTVDSGFNSPRTRESLASNTSSNVENSRRQNMALSPGHIGTKRPPPPYQPPSFRTIREPPANRTEKQASITSV; via the exons ATGTCTCCCATCAGCCAATCCCAGTTCATCCCACTGGGAGAAATCCTGTGCCTGGCCATTTCTGCCATGAACTCCGCCCGTAAGACTGTCACACAAGAGACTCTCATCGAGCACCTAGCAACATGCTTCCCAG GTGTCCCCACTCCAAGTATGGAGATCCTGCGGCACACGCTCAACATGCTGGTCCGAGAGCGGAAGATTTACCCCACCCCAGAGGGCTATTTCATTGTTACCCAGCAAACATACTTCATCACACCTTCCCTCATTAGGACTAACAGCAAGTGGTACCACCTAGACGAGAGGATACCAGAAcgcatgcagcagcagcagccatgTACCTCTCCTCACTCAAGTACCATGACACCGTCCACTTCCGGATGTGTCCGGGAAAGACCTCACCACAAGAACCACAGTGACTCCTACAACAACAGCTACCGGGAGGACATCCCTAGTACGCATACCTCAACCTTACAGAAAAGGTCTAAGGAGCATAAAGAGTCTTCTCCTGTGTCTCCGACCCCTCAGCAGCCATCAGAGAAGAGTAAGAGTACGCTTAGTTTTCCATTTAAAACTGAgacaaacagtaaacacaaagATGGAAGCAGCAGCAGTGGGGAGAAGCAGTCTAAGAAGTTTGGCCTGAAGCTGTTCAGGTTGAGCTTCAAGAAGGACAAGACGAAACATCTAGCCACATTTTCAGCCCAGTTCCCTCCTGAGGAGTGGCCACTGCGGGACGAGGAGACACCCAGTACTGTTCCTAGAGAGGTGGAGATGGAGATCATCCGTCGGATCAACCCAGATCTCACGGTGGAGAACCTGGCTCGCCACACAGCCGTAATGAAGCGTTTGGAGGAGGAGAAGGCACAGCGCAACAAGGCAAACTCCTCGGCTCAGCAGAGTGCCCGCAGCAAGAGGAGCCGTAGCCATCGAAAGACCCAGCAGGGCAAGGCCTCACGTTCCCATAGCAAAACACGTGCATCCAGGGGGGATCCGTCTGAAGGAGCCAATCTGGACATATCCTATAATCGTGATTACAGATTCTACAGCTCGTCATTGGTACGTTCTCCACGCGAAGCCATGATGTCTATGGAGCGGAATAGGGGGAAGTATATGGTGCACAGCAACCCCAATATTGTGGAGTCTCACTTTACCACCGCTCCAGAGTGGGATGTTTCTGGGGAGCTGGCAAAGCGGCGGACAGAAATGCCATTCCCAGAGCCTTCTAGGGCACAGTCACATTCCAAAGTCCACCGAAGTCATAGTCATACGCAAGAGAGAAAGTCACGAAATGAGAGGTCAGACAAGGCCAAAGAAAGGTCACGGTCCATGGACAACACTAAGGGACCACTTGGTGGTCCATACTTAGGTGGCCCAGAGGACTTTGAGTGCAGTCCTGATGACAGGAGTCGGTACTACACTGATGATGGTACATTGAGGGCATCTGCGCAGGCGACCCACTATTCCCGTATCATGCTCTCTGCTGCTAGATTACACTCTGATGTTTGTGTGCCTGATGTTGGAAGAGGATCCTCAGAGGATGCTGTGCTTTACCGGACGCTGGAGAAGAGTAAAAGCAGGGATAGTCTTCCTGGTTACAATGACCTGAAGTCTTGCTCTCCCAAGACACCAGTAGATGACTATTTCCAGTGCACTGCAGCAAATGAAGTGTCTCTCTCTGCCCCACCTTCTCTTGCAAAACCCAGCCATGACTTTAAGGATAGTGTCTGGAAGGGGATCTCCTCGGACCGACTGACCCCTCATCTTACACCACCTCATCCTATAGAATATAAAGAGGAGACAGCAAAGGGACAAAGTAGTATTTCTATAGCGTCAACGAGCCAAACCCCCGAGCATCTCCCCAATGGACGATTGTTGCACCAACACAATCCTGACTCAGGTGACTTGGACAAAATGCCAGAGGTTTACAGCCAAGAAACTTTGTTCAAACCTCCAGACTATGTGGAGAGCAGCTTCTCAAGGCCAGGTACGATAGGTAAGTCCCCTCACACCAAGTCAGCAGAGGTCCTGGAGACTCAGGAGCATTTTGATAAACCTCTACCACTGACCGTGCCACCATCCTCCGCTCAGGAGCAGGCTTCATGCGCAGAAACCACCTTCGACTATTACAACGTGTCGGATGATGACTCTGAGGAGACTAGTCATAAGAATCGGATGGAGGAGAAAGTTCTAGAAGAAGGAGGGACAATGCAATGGCTGCTGGAACGGGAAAAAGAGCGTGATTTGCAGCGGAAGTTTGAGAAGAACCTTACCTTTCTAAGTCCCAAGGAAGGTGAGAGCAACAACATCCAAAAATCAGTCCATTCTACCCGATTGGACAGTATGGACTCCAGTAGTGTGACTGTGGACAGTGGATTTAATTCCCCACG CACACGGGAAAGCCTTGCTTCGAACACCTCGAGTAATGTGGAAAATAGCAGGCGCCAGAATATGGCTTTGAGTCCAGGACACATTGGCACCAAAAGACCCCCTCCGCCCTACCAGCCCCCCAGCTTCCGTACCATTCGTGAGCCGCCCGCCAACCGCACGGAGAAACAGGCCTCCATCACCAGCGTGTAG
- the LOC109089189 gene encoding storkhead-box protein 2-like isoform X2 codes for MKKTRSTTLRRAWPSSEFSDRVSDRTRSRSEKDYRLHKHYPKHFISHCPRGFMIAGDVSPISMSPISQSQFIPLGEILCLAISAMNSARKTVTQETLIEHLATCFPGVPTPSMEILRHTLNMLVRERKIYPTPEGYFIVTQQTYFITPSLIRTNSKWYHLDERIPERMQQQQPCTSPHSSTMTPSTSGCVRERPHHKNHSDSYNNSYREDIPSTHTSTLQKRSKEHKESSPVSPTPQQPSEKSKSTLSFPFKTETNSKHKDGSSSSGEKQSKKFGLKLFRLSFKKDKTKHLATFSAQFPPEEWPLRDEETPSTVPREVEMEIIRRINPDLTVENLARHTAVMKRLEEEKAQRNKANSSAQQSARSKRSRSHRKTQQGKASRSHSKTRASRGDPSEGANLDISYNRDYRFYSSSLVRSPREAMMSMERNRGKYMVHSNPNIVESHFTTAPEWDVSGELAKRRTEMPFPEPSRAQSHSKVHRSHSHTQERKSRNERSDKAKERSRSMDNTKGPLGGPYLGGPEDFECSPDDRSRYYTDDGTLRASAQATHYSRIMLSAARLHSDVCVPDVGRGSSEDAVLYRTLEKSKSRDSLPGYNDLKSCSPKTPVDDYFQCTAANEVSLSAPPSLAKPSHDFKDSVWKGISSDRLTPHLTPPHPIEYKEETAKGQSSISIASTSQTPEHLPNGRLLHQHNPDSGDLDKMPEVYSQETLFKPPDYVESSFSRPGTIGKSPHTKSAEVLETQEHFDKPLPLTVPPSSAQEQASCAETTFDYYNVSDDDSEETSHKNRMEEKVLEEGGTMQWLLEREKERDLQRKFEKNLTFLSPKEGESNNIQKSVHSTRLDSMDSSSVTVDSGFNSPRTRESLASNTSSNVENSRRQNMALSPGHIGTKRPPPPYQPPSFRTIREPPANRTEKQASITSV; via the exons GTGATGTGTCTCCCATTAGCATGTCTCCCATCAGCCAATCCCAGTTCATCCCACTGGGAGAAATCCTGTGCCTGGCCATTTCTGCCATGAACTCCGCCCGTAAGACTGTCACACAAGAGACTCTCATCGAGCACCTAGCAACATGCTTCCCAG GTGTCCCCACTCCAAGTATGGAGATCCTGCGGCACACGCTCAACATGCTGGTCCGAGAGCGGAAGATTTACCCCACCCCAGAGGGCTATTTCATTGTTACCCAGCAAACATACTTCATCACACCTTCCCTCATTAGGACTAACAGCAAGTGGTACCACCTAGACGAGAGGATACCAGAAcgcatgcagcagcagcagccatgTACCTCTCCTCACTCAAGTACCATGACACCGTCCACTTCCGGATGTGTCCGGGAAAGACCTCACCACAAGAACCACAGTGACTCCTACAACAACAGCTACCGGGAGGACATCCCTAGTACGCATACCTCAACCTTACAGAAAAGGTCTAAGGAGCATAAAGAGTCTTCTCCTGTGTCTCCGACCCCTCAGCAGCCATCAGAGAAGAGTAAGAGTACGCTTAGTTTTCCATTTAAAACTGAgacaaacagtaaacacaaagATGGAAGCAGCAGCAGTGGGGAGAAGCAGTCTAAGAAGTTTGGCCTGAAGCTGTTCAGGTTGAGCTTCAAGAAGGACAAGACGAAACATCTAGCCACATTTTCAGCCCAGTTCCCTCCTGAGGAGTGGCCACTGCGGGACGAGGAGACACCCAGTACTGTTCCTAGAGAGGTGGAGATGGAGATCATCCGTCGGATCAACCCAGATCTCACGGTGGAGAACCTGGCTCGCCACACAGCCGTAATGAAGCGTTTGGAGGAGGAGAAGGCACAGCGCAACAAGGCAAACTCCTCGGCTCAGCAGAGTGCCCGCAGCAAGAGGAGCCGTAGCCATCGAAAGACCCAGCAGGGCAAGGCCTCACGTTCCCATAGCAAAACACGTGCATCCAGGGGGGATCCGTCTGAAGGAGCCAATCTGGACATATCCTATAATCGTGATTACAGATTCTACAGCTCGTCATTGGTACGTTCTCCACGCGAAGCCATGATGTCTATGGAGCGGAATAGGGGGAAGTATATGGTGCACAGCAACCCCAATATTGTGGAGTCTCACTTTACCACCGCTCCAGAGTGGGATGTTTCTGGGGAGCTGGCAAAGCGGCGGACAGAAATGCCATTCCCAGAGCCTTCTAGGGCACAGTCACATTCCAAAGTCCACCGAAGTCATAGTCATACGCAAGAGAGAAAGTCACGAAATGAGAGGTCAGACAAGGCCAAAGAAAGGTCACGGTCCATGGACAACACTAAGGGACCACTTGGTGGTCCATACTTAGGTGGCCCAGAGGACTTTGAGTGCAGTCCTGATGACAGGAGTCGGTACTACACTGATGATGGTACATTGAGGGCATCTGCGCAGGCGACCCACTATTCCCGTATCATGCTCTCTGCTGCTAGATTACACTCTGATGTTTGTGTGCCTGATGTTGGAAGAGGATCCTCAGAGGATGCTGTGCTTTACCGGACGCTGGAGAAGAGTAAAAGCAGGGATAGTCTTCCTGGTTACAATGACCTGAAGTCTTGCTCTCCCAAGACACCAGTAGATGACTATTTCCAGTGCACTGCAGCAAATGAAGTGTCTCTCTCTGCCCCACCTTCTCTTGCAAAACCCAGCCATGACTTTAAGGATAGTGTCTGGAAGGGGATCTCCTCGGACCGACTGACCCCTCATCTTACACCACCTCATCCTATAGAATATAAAGAGGAGACAGCAAAGGGACAAAGTAGTATTTCTATAGCGTCAACGAGCCAAACCCCCGAGCATCTCCCCAATGGACGATTGTTGCACCAACACAATCCTGACTCAGGTGACTTGGACAAAATGCCAGAGGTTTACAGCCAAGAAACTTTGTTCAAACCTCCAGACTATGTGGAGAGCAGCTTCTCAAGGCCAGGTACGATAGGTAAGTCCCCTCACACCAAGTCAGCAGAGGTCCTGGAGACTCAGGAGCATTTTGATAAACCTCTACCACTGACCGTGCCACCATCCTCCGCTCAGGAGCAGGCTTCATGCGCAGAAACCACCTTCGACTATTACAACGTGTCGGATGATGACTCTGAGGAGACTAGTCATAAGAATCGGATGGAGGAGAAAGTTCTAGAAGAAGGAGGGACAATGCAATGGCTGCTGGAACGGGAAAAAGAGCGTGATTTGCAGCGGAAGTTTGAGAAGAACCTTACCTTTCTAAGTCCCAAGGAAGGTGAGAGCAACAACATCCAAAAATCAGTCCATTCTACCCGATTGGACAGTATGGACTCCAGTAGTGTGACTGTGGACAGTGGATTTAATTCCCCACG CACACGGGAAAGCCTTGCTTCGAACACCTCGAGTAATGTGGAAAATAGCAGGCGCCAGAATATGGCTTTGAGTCCAGGACACATTGGCACCAAAAGACCCCCTCCGCCCTACCAGCCCCCCAGCTTCCGTACCATTCGTGAGCCGCCCGCCAACCGCACGGAGAAACAGGCCTCCATCACCAGCGTGTAG